The nucleotide sequence ATTGATTTGCTGTGTAAGCGTAACTAAGGTGCTGAGCGCATCTAAAGTGCTCTTGGGTTCAGTATTCTTAATCGCATATTTGAAATTGCTCCATACTGTCGGTTGGCTCTTGCGAGGCAAACCGGCTGCACTTCGTTGCGACTTGATTTGTACTTTGATGGGATCGATCTCCGCTAGCATCACTCGTAAACCTTTAACTACAGCAGAGTTTTCTGACTTAGCCTTCTTTAAATTCGCCTCTAACTGTTTGATCTCGTTCTTAGCCAGCGTTACGAGCAATTTCATTGCTTCTGCCTGTACATTTAATACAGAGGTAAGCGTTTTGTTCTTCACCGCTTTAGCAGTCGCAAGTTGTTTCTTCAATAGAGTGTAGTTATTGAATAGCGGCTTGTATTTCGCTTTCGCATCGGTCACTTGCTGCTCGAGTTTTTTCTGTTTATCTTTGCCTACATTACTGATCGCTTTGCGTAGTGAGATCAGCGTCTCCTCGCTACGGTAATGCAATGTCTTGATCTGTGATTCTAAGTCGAGGTCTTGGGCTAATAGAGTTGTAAGTTCAGTATACAACGGTTTTAGCTTGTCTGAAGTTTTGCCGTCTGCAGCAGAGACAGTTGCGTCAAAGCTAGTTTTAATTGCGGTCGTGAGTTCTATGCTAGCGGCATTCGTAGAAAGGGGGGAGAGCATCGTTGCGCCAATTGCAACGATGAGCGACAGTAAAGTCTTGAATAGGTTGGACATCTTCATTCCTCCTCATAGTGGGTAATGCTGCACGCCAAAAAGCACCCGCAACAAGGGCGATGGCTCGCCTTTGCTTACGGGTGCTTCCTACGTAAGTGATGATAAATTCAGTTGTGTGCGTTCAATATAACTGATGGAAAAGCGGTGTGTCAAGCAAAGTTAATTCAACAAGCTCAAGCTCTTCAATGCACGGAGTAAAATAACTGCAGCTTCAGCACGCGTAGCGGATGCTGTCGGTGCAAATGCACCTTTCGTATTTCCTTGCATTATTCCTTGGTTAGCAAGCAACGCAACTTGTCCGGATGCCCATTGTGGAATTGTTGTATAATCCGAGAAATTGTTCAATACTTGCTTGTCGCCAGCTGCAATATTCGGATTAACAATCGTAATTGCACGAGCGATCATGACCGCCATCTCTGCACGTGAGATCGTCGCATTCGGTGCGAACTTATTCGGCTCTACACCGTTAACAAGTCCGAATTGAACAGCGGTAGATATAGAACTCGCATACCAAGCATCTTGAGCAACGTCCTGGAAGGAATTCGTTACTGTCGATGGTGTGAGGCCTAGACTGCGAACGAGTAGTGAAGTGAATTCCGCTCTTGAGATTGCTTTGTTCGGAGCAAAATGAGAGTCGTTAATCCCTTTAATGATCATCTTGGAGGCCATCTTCTCAATTTCATTTTTGGCCCAATGTCCGTTCAAGTCAGTGAAGCTTTTGTTGTATTGTAAAAGGGTGTATGTGCTATTGCCCGGACGCTTCATCTCCACTACGACCTTGCCATCGATTATCGATGTAAGATGTGGGACGAAGAGAAGCTCGCCAGTAATTGGATCAAGCATTACTGCAGTTACATTCGTAGCATTAGCAGTAGGGGTGTTCATCGTACGAGATACGAATGTTGTTCCGAAATTGTTCAGCACTTGTCTATCATTGCCGTTTACGAGTGTGACTTCGAATTCATAAGCAACATCGCCAGCAAGCTGTGCGCCTAATTCGTTCGCTTTGTTCTTCAAATCTGTTAGTAATTGCTGATTGACAGGTGTAATGGATATGAGCACTTCATTCCCATTCATAGAGCCATTACTTGGCAAGTTAAGCACGCTTAAAGGCAAAGAGTAAGTTGCTTCCGCTGTTGCGACCTTAATAATGACAGGCTGGGTCGGGGTGCTACCTGCAGATAATGATGCAACTGGAAGTGAAACGACCGTCGCTCCGCTTAGATTGTGCATATTAATAAGCAATTCAGCAGGTTGGCCTGTTGCATTAGGCAAATTCTTTAAGGCAGCTTGCAGATCCGTTGCCCCAATTGCAACTTGATTAACCATTTGACCTGCCGCATTCGTGCCCGCTGTAACTTGAATAGCATCTTGAGCTAGTTCGTTACTGTTTGCTGGGGTAGAACCCTCAGTAGTTGGCTTTTCTTCCTTTGTAACCGGAGGGATATAGCCACCGTTGTCCGTGCTCGTCAGCTTCGCTTTCTCGATAATTCTTCCCTCAACTGTAGGTGAAATTGTACCGCCCAGAGAGGTCATATATTCGATGAATATTTCATAGTCTGCATAGCCCAAATCCTCATGATATGCGCCATCCACAATGGCTTGCGCGAAGGAAGTGTAGCCATCGCCACCTAGTGCGACAAAGCTGTTTGTTGCCATGCGATAAGTTTTCGTCAAATTAAGCGCTGTGTAGCCAGTTGCTGTCTTGATCTCAACGTCATACACTTTGCTACCGGCCGCTTGAGTCGGATCCCATTTGAACCGCATACCTGCGATTTGGGGGAACTTTCCTGGTAAATCGCCAAGCTTCGCTCCACTGATTCCATTTTCCAAACCATCCTTAAGCTGTTGGCCTGTTACGTCGAGTACAAACAAAGTGTTGCCGAATGGCATTACGGTACGAAGCTCGCCCATCGTAATGTCACCTGTATCGATCGGAGCGCGTATGCCGCCACCATTCATAATTGCAATATCTGCGTTTTTCAGCAGCTTTGCCTTATATAGCATGCCATCGGCGATAAAGTTTCCTAAATTCGTTTCCTTTGATCGAACGTCAGCGCGTGCACCATCAAGGACGACAGTTGTTTTCCCAATCACTTGTTGTTTCAGTACGTCCAGTTCCGCGTTGTAAGGGCTAAGCATGCTTTTGATAGTTGCATCTTCTGCGACAGTGTTATCGACGACAAGAAGTCTTCCGTTAACTTGCTCGGTTAAAATAACGCCGTCATTGTCGAAGGTCAAATTGACGAGACCAAGAAATTTGCCCCATTCATTTGCTTGTACGATGACAGTCGGTGCGTCATGAGCGTTGGAAACGATAACGGGCGCATCGAGCATCGTATGCGTATGCCCGCCAACGATGAGGTCGATGCCTTCAACTGCCTTCGCGAGACTTACGTCGCGATTGTAACCGAGATGCGACAACGCGATGATTTTATTGACACCTTCGTTCTCGATAGCGGCAACTGTAGCTGCTGCTGACGCATCTGCAGCTTTGAAGGTAACGTTCTTGCCCGGGCTTGAAGTTTCGATCGTATCTTCAGTCGTTAAACCGAATACGCCAACTTTTTGTCCGTTCACACCCAGGATGACGTAAGGATAAACTCCTGCATCTGCTGTCGATTTCACCGCACCTGTATCGATCGTCTTCGGTTGCTTCAACAGCGGACTAATGTTTGAATCTTTACTGAAGTCAATATTCGAGGTGACCAATGGGAATTGAGCTGCTTTAATGAAATCGGCAAGTACGGATGTGCCGGAATCAAATTCATGATTTCCGAATGTCATGGCATCATAGCCGAGTGCATTCATGAACTTGAGATCTGCTAGACCAGCCCATTTCGTGAAGTACAAGTCGCCAGAGAAAACATCGCCTGCATCAAGCAACAGACTGTTCGTCGAACTGTTGCGAACTTGCTTCACAAGTGTTGCGCGACGAGCGACATCAGCCAAATGCGCATGTGTATCGTTCGTATGCATGATCGTCAAGTTCCAGTATCCAACGGTGACATTCGCTTGCGCGACTCCGTAACCATCTCCGCTTATTGCGGTAATGATTGCAGTACCGACTTTAGAGCCAGGTGTGACTAGTCCCGTATTGCTTACACTTGCTACTGCTGTGTCAGAGGAAGTCCAAGTGACAGTTGTATTAGAATTGCCCACAGGGACAACGGTAGCTTGAAGTTGAGCTGCGCTACCATTCTTCTCTAAAGAAAGTGAAGATTTGTCCAGCGTTACTTTCGTTACATTCATCTGAAGCACAGCGATCGTCCCGCCGACTTCATTCGCAACGAGAATGAGTGGCAAGCCTGTTGGGCTGCTCGTAGCCGGAATGAATTCTAGCCCTTCCGGTCCGGTATCTGTATTCAAGCCTGCTGTGAAATCTCGCGTATTGATGTAATTCGCGAATTTCGGATGCGTTGGATCGGTAACATCGTAGGTCATTAACCCGCCGATACGTTCTAGTCCAATGAAAGCGAACGCTTTGCTGCCAACTTGTCCAACGGCTACATATTCAGGCTCAGGTCCTTTTTTCGTACTTCTGTTATCCAATGTTGAGTTACTATTGCTTGCGTTAAAATAAGTCGGGAATCGTTGACCGGTAATCGTCTCAAAATCGCTACCGCTATCATAAACTTGCGTCAATGTGCTTGCATTCCATATGGAGAAGGAGCGTCCGCCGTACATATAGATGCCGTCATTGCCCATATCGCTCACAACTTCTACATCGTCATATATGGTCTTACCATTTAAAAATTGCGCAGCTGAGGACGAGGGATCCAGACTATCCTTGATCTTGCTAATTTTAGTCAAATTTGTTCGCAACAGCTTACCTGCATCAGCTGGCCATTCTGTGGCATCGCCTTCATTAGCTGTGAATAGGTATTGTGTGCCGTTCAGCGTGTAGCTCGCGATACCATCTGGCATGTACATGCCGTAGAATGGAACGTTTTCAAGCTTCACTGCGTTGTCTTTGACGAGATCAAGCGCGTTGCTCGGCACATTGAAATCTTTGAAGCCCAGCCCTTTAACGGACAATACCTTTTTAGTAGCAATATCAATAGTTGCGATCGCGTTGTTCTCTTGCAATGCGACATAAGCGAGTGTTTCATCCTCGTTCAGTGCAATGTACTCTGGCTCGAGATCGAAGATCGCATCTGCTTTTGAACCTTTGCTGGTGATTTGACCTGTCGTAGGATCAGAAGCTCCGCGAATGTGTACCAAGTTATCGATGACTGTAGGGTCGTCGAATTTGACACGAGTAGTAACATTCGTCGTCGTATCTACTATCGTTACGCTGCCATCTGGATCGTGGATTCCGTCGCGCGGTTCACCCTCATCAGCGGTTAAAATATATTTCCCATTGCTCGTAAATTTGACCATATCAGGCTGTACGCCAGATGAGTAAGTTTTTAGTAAATTGCCATCGTAATCAAGTACGAGGATTTTACCGTTCTTCAGTGCATCTGCTTCTTGGATCGCTACAGCAACTCGCTTCGTTGTCGTATTGACGTCAACGCTTGTTAAGTCGCCATAAGTGAAGCCATCATTTCCGGATTCGGCAAGTGCTTTGACAAGAATGGATTTCTCCTTCGTCAATGTCGCATTGTTCGTTAACGGAACGATGTCAACGCTAGGAGGTGTACTCGACCCATTGACGACGTACATTTTGCCATTGTCGCTGTTGTACTTAACGATCTCAGCAACGCCGCCGTTACTGTTCGATTGACCTACCGTGTATTGACCGATTTTAGTTACGCTCAGTGTGTCTGGAATAGCAGCATTTTGAACTTGGAGCGCAAAGGTTTTGCTCTGCGTCACTGGAGAGCTAGCGCTGTCTGTTACACTAATCGACACGTTAGCCGACGTGATTACAGTAGGTGTACCAGAGATCAGACCGTTTGAACTGATCGTGAGACCTGCTGGAAGTCCAGTTGCTGTGAACGTATAAGGAGCGGTACCGCCTGTTGCTGTGATTTGAGCTGAATATGCCGAATCGACTGAACCGCTCGGAAGCGTTAGCGTCGTTAGACTGAGTGCTTGTCCCCAAGCAAGATCTCCGCTGTAGCGGGGCTTCTTGCTACTTAGAGGTGTAGCGGAATAATCCACTAGCTCGAAGTCGGTCTTGTTATTGTCTGTGTCGGTAAAGCCGATGCGACGAATGGCAATTTTTTTCGAATTGCTCGCATTTTTGCCTGTTGTGAAATCTGTCTCATAACCGTCAATGAGATTGCCAGCATCATTGCCGGCAGTCCCCACCATATCTACATAGCCTTCAACGGTAGGAAGCTTGGTGGTGGAGTTGAATGGATTGACTTCGGTTAATACATTCGTGTTACTGAAGAGTGCAACTTTAATTCCTTTATTGTTAATAAAGATATCAATACCGTTGCTGTCCACAAGCTTTTGGTCATAGCTGTTTGATACATTCAGAATGGGTGATGTAGTATTAAGATCTGCCCCTACAACTAAGTATGATGAGTGGGCTTTAATCGTATTTTGCAAGTCGAGCTTCACCCAGCTTGTCGATACACCCGTTATAGGTGCATCGGCATAGTGCAGCGACCAGCCTGTGAGATTGACATCACTGTCTGTAGGATTGTAGAGCTCGATGAAGCCGTTGGAGACTGTAACCGTTGTATCGGTACCACCACCGTATATCTGATTGATAACAACGTGTGGTACGGTTACATCATAAGCGCTGTTTGCTTGATACGGTGTGCCTGCGAGTGGAGTCGCCGGCGCTGCATAAGCGGAACCACCGGATACAAAGCTGCTCAATAATAATTCTGCTGCTAGTACTAACGATAATAGCTTTTTTCCACTGAATTTCAAGTGACATTCACTCCCTATTTTTCATTTTCTCTACCAGTATAAAAATTGTATGTTAACGTTATTGATCGGCTTTGCTAAAGTTGTGTAAACTCGACGGATTTGACCTGTGTACAATAATCAGTTACATTATCAATAATGATAATATTGATAATTGGAGGGACGATCGATCTATGAAAAAAGCAGATGTCAT is from Candidatus Cohnella colombiensis and encodes:
- a CDS encoding choice-of-anchor I family protein; amino-acid sequence: MKFSGKKLLSLVLAAELLLSSFVSGGSAYAAPATPLAGTPYQANSAYDVTVPHVVINQIYGGGTDTTVTVSNGFIELYNPTDSDVNLTGWSLHYADAPITGVSTSWVKLDLQNTIKAHSSYLVVGADLNTTSPILNVSNSYDQKLVDSNGIDIFINNKGIKVALFSNTNVLTEVNPFNSTTKLPTVEGYVDMVGTAGNDAGNLIDGYETDFTTGKNASNSKKIAIRRIGFTDTDNNKTDFELVDYSATPLSSKKPRYSGDLAWGQALSLTTLTLPSGSVDSAYSAQITATGGTAPYTFTATGLPAGLTISSNGLISGTPTVITSANVSISVTDSASSPVTQSKTFALQVQNAAIPDTLSVTKIGQYTVGQSNSNGGVAEIVKYNSDNGKMYVVNGSSTPPSVDIVPLTNNATLTKEKSILVKALAESGNDGFTYGDLTSVDVNTTTKRVAVAIQEADALKNGKILVLDYDGNLLKTYSSGVQPDMVKFTSNGKYILTADEGEPRDGIHDPDGSVTIVDTTTNVTTRVKFDDPTVIDNLVHIRGASDPTTGQITSKGSKADAIFDLEPEYIALNEDETLAYVALQENNAIATIDIATKKVLSVKGLGFKDFNVPSNALDLVKDNAVKLENVPFYGMYMPDGIASYTLNGTQYLFTANEGDATEWPADAGKLLRTNLTKISKIKDSLDPSSSAAQFLNGKTIYDDVEVVSDMGNDGIYMYGGRSFSIWNASTLTQVYDSGSDFETITGQRFPTYFNASNSNSTLDNRSTKKGPEPEYVAVGQVGSKAFAFIGLERIGGLMTYDVTDPTHPKFANYINTRDFTAGLNTDTGPEGLEFIPATSSPTGLPLILVANEVGGTIAVLQMNVTKVTLDKSSLSLEKNGSAAQLQATVVPVGNSNTTVTWTSSDTAVASVSNTGLVTPGSKVGTAIITAISGDGYGVAQANVTVGYWNLTIMHTNDTHAHLADVARRATLVKQVRNSSTNSLLLDAGDVFSGDLYFTKWAGLADLKFMNALGYDAMTFGNHEFDSGTSVLADFIKAAQFPLVTSNIDFSKDSNISPLLKQPKTIDTGAVKSTADAGVYPYVILGVNGQKVGVFGLTTEDTIETSSPGKNVTFKAADASAAATVAAIENEGVNKIIALSHLGYNRDVSLAKAVEGIDLIVGGHTHTMLDAPVIVSNAHDAPTVIVQANEWGKFLGLVNLTFDNDGVILTEQVNGRLLVVDNTVAEDATIKSMLSPYNAELDVLKQQVIGKTTVVLDGARADVRSKETNLGNFIADGMLYKAKLLKNADIAIMNGGGIRAPIDTGDITMGELRTVMPFGNTLFVLDVTGQQLKDGLENGISGAKLGDLPGKFPQIAGMRFKWDPTQAAGSKVYDVEIKTATGYTALNLTKTYRMATNSFVALGGDGYTSFAQAIVDGAYHEDLGYADYEIFIEYMTSLGGTISPTVEGRIIEKAKLTSTDNGGYIPPVTKEEKPTTEGSTPANSNELAQDAIQVTAGTNAAGQMVNQVAIGATDLQAALKNLPNATGQPAELLINMHNLSGATVVSLPVASLSAGSTPTQPVIIKVATAEATYSLPLSVLNLPSNGSMNGNEVLISITPVNQQLLTDLKNKANELGAQLAGDVAYEFEVTLVNGNDRQVLNNFGTTFVSRTMNTPTANATNVTAVMLDPITGELLFVPHLTSIIDGKVVVEMKRPGNSTYTLLQYNKSFTDLNGHWAKNEIEKMASKMIIKGINDSHFAPNKAISRAEFTSLLVRSLGLTPSTVTNSFQDVAQDAWYASSISTAVQFGLVNGVEPNKFAPNATISRAEMAVMIARAITIVNPNIAAGDKQVLNNFSDYTTIPQWASGQVALLANQGIMQGNTKGAFAPTASATRAEAAVILLRALKSLSLLN